Genomic DNA from Acuticoccus sp. MNP-M23:
GCCGGCGAGCGGGCCCCGATGGCCGCGGGCAGAATATCGATACGAATGTGGCTTCCCTCACGCACGGCAACGGCGGCAATGAGGAGCGCCATCCAGATCATCGCGTAGCGGGCCACCTCCTCGATGAAAGCCGGCACCCCGGCGCCGGTGTAGCGCAGCACCACCTGGAGAAGGACAAGCCCCGTCAATCCGGCAAGGCAGAGGGCTGCGACCGCGCGCAAGCCCCCCTCCACCAGCTGCACCAGCCGCCGCATCCTATTTTCCGGCAGCTTCGACGGCGGCAAGTGCCTCGTCGATCAGCTCCGGTGTTTGCATTTCGGTGCGCAGCCATTCGATGGCGGCCGGCTGCATCACATCGCGAAACGCCGCCTTTTCATCGTCCGTCAGCGTGATGACGTTGACGCCCTTGTCCGCCACGAAGGCAATGGCGTCCGCCTCCAGCGCGCGGGAGGTCTCGCGGTTGAACGCGATGGCCTTTTCGGCGGCGGCGTCGATCACGGCGCGCTGCGGGTCGGTCAGCCCCTCGTAAAAGGCATTGTTGATGCCAAGCGGACCGAACGCATAGACATGGCCGGTCAGCGCCAGGGTGTCCTGCACCTCGAACAGGTTGACCAGCTTGAAGACGGCGACCGAGTTGTCCTGCCCGTCCACCACCCTGGTCTGGAGTGCGGTGTAGAGTTCGCCGAACGAGATGGGCGCCGCAGATGCCCCCATCGCCTCCACCGGAATGGTGGCGAGCGGACCCAGAACGCGGATCTTGAGCCCGTCCATGTCGGCCGGAGAATGGATCTCGCGGTTGGCGCTGAAGTGCTTGAAGCCGCCAGACTCCCACCAGCCGAGCGCGCGAATGCCGGTCTTGTCGAGAAGGCTTTGCGCCAGCTTGTCACCGAGGGGGCCGTCCAGCACCTCCCACGCCACCTCTTCCGACGGGAAGAGATAGGGCGTGTTGAAGACCATCACGTCACTGAACACAGTGGCAAGATTGCCGTCCGCCGTGTCGGACATCTGGATCAGGCCGCGCCGCATCTGGGCCAGCCGGTCATTGGGGGAGCCGAGCGCGCCGCCATAGACAAGGTTGACGGTCAGATCGGAGTTTGCCTCCACCTCGTCGCGGAAGGTCTCGTACATGCCGTTGGCAAAATCGAGCCCGGCCATGTTTTCGGGCAGCGAGAGGCCGACGGTGATCTCCTGCGCCATCGCGCCCACAGGCATCGCCATGGAGGCCAGCAGCACCCCAAGCGCAAATTTCGACTTCAGACCCATGGCTTCAACTCCTCGTCCTTGCACCTGCGGCGGCGTTCCTCGGAAACATATATCCTATTTAAGCGTGGATGGCTGCTCTCAAAACACGCCACTCCCAATCTTCCGCCCGATAGGTCCCTGCCGGTCGCCCTCAAATGGCTCGTTGCTCGCCGGCACGCACCAGAGCGTTTTTTGCACCGCGTTAAAGAAGCGGCGCCAGAAGACGGGTTGCCGGGGCGATCGCCCGCGTGATGGGGTGAAAGCCTGCGTAGGGGCTGTCCATGTGCGGCCGGCAGCGGGCAAAGTCGCGCTCCAGCATCGCGGCCACCTTCGCGGTGAACGCCTTGTCCATCACCACCACGGTGTTTTCGAAGTTGAGGTGGAGGGATCGGTTGTCGAAATTGACGGTGCCGATGGCGGCCACCTCGTCGTCAACCAGCATCACCTTATGGTGCATGAAGCCTTCCATGTAGCGGTAGAGCTTCACGTCGGCGCGCATCACCTCGTCGGCGTAGGTGAAGCCCGCGAGCCAGACAATGGTGTGGTCCGGCCGGTCGGGAATCATCACACGCACGTCCACGCCGCGCAGCGCCGCCACCTTCAGCATGCTGAGAACATCGAGGTCCGGCACGAAATAGGGCGTGGTGAGCCATAGCCGTTTGCGCGCCGAGCCGATGAGATGCATCAGCGAAAGCGAGCATGCCGGCAGCGTGTCCGCAGGCCCGGTCGGCAGCAGCAGAACCGGTGTGTTGGCGAACGACGGCGATACTTTCACCGGTGGATGCTCAAGGGCCGCGGGGTCACCGCCAGCCCACTGCCAGTCCACCACAAAGCTTGCCTGCGCCACGCGGGCGGCGGGGCCGGTGATCTCGATGGCGGTGTCGCGCCAGGCGCCGAACTTGGGGTCGAGGCCCAGATATTCGTCGCCGACATTGGGTCCGCCGATAATGGCCACCTTCCCGTCCACGGCGACGAGCTTGCGGTGGTTGCGGTAGTTCAGGCGCATGACCTTGGGCAGACGGCGCCTGAGATGGAATTCGTGCGCATCCACTCCCGCCTTGCGCAAGCCCTCCCAGTACGCTTCCGGGACGTTGCGCGCGCCGATCCCGTCATACAATAGCAGAACCTTCACGCCCTCGCGGGAACGGCGGCACAAGGCTTCGTGCAGGCGCCGGCCGAGCCCGTCGTCGCGGTAGATGTAGAACTGCACCACAATCTCGTGCTCGGCGGCCTCAATGGCCTTGAACACCGCGTCGAATACCTCGCCGCCGTCGATC
This window encodes:
- a CDS encoding TRAP transporter small permease, yielding MRRLVQLVEGGLRAVAALCLAGLTGLVLLQVVLRYTGAGVPAFIEEVARYAMIWMALLIAAVAVREGSHIRIDILPAAIGARSPAARRVLEAFLDTVSLTIFLVLLWYGIDMVRFGAMQTSEGMRIPLSYPYVCVPVAFALAAVFAALRIIANRHREHAPERAA
- a CDS encoding TRAP transporter substrate-binding protein, with the translated sequence MGLKSKFALGVLLASMAMPVGAMAQEITVGLSLPENMAGLDFANGMYETFRDEVEANSDLTVNLVYGGALGSPNDRLAQMRRGLIQMSDTADGNLATVFSDVMVFNTPYLFPSEEVAWEVLDGPLGDKLAQSLLDKTGIRALGWWESGGFKHFSANREIHSPADMDGLKIRVLGPLATIPVEAMGASAAPISFGELYTALQTRVVDGQDNSVAVFKLVNLFEVQDTLALTGHVYAFGPLGINNAFYEGLTDPQRAVIDAAAEKAIAFNRETSRALEADAIAFVADKGVNVITLTDDEKAAFRDVMQPAAIEWLRTEMQTPELIDEALAAVEAAGK
- the cls gene encoding cardiolipin synthase; protein product: MTALVWVMIVIAIHVVGVVAAFRAAQHAHTAQGAVAWGISLIAIPYFALPLYLFIGPPRPGELEVDQADFRADAYASLLTLRMPPEAIAPIEEKWRLLERLSPAPAIYSGPPRLLIDGGEVFDAVFKAIEAAEHEIVVQFYIYRDDGLGRRLHEALCRRSREGVKVLLLYDGIGARNVPEAYWEGLRKAGVDAHEFHLRRRLPKVMRLNYRNHRKLVAVDGKVAIIGGPNVGDEYLGLDPKFGAWRDTAIEITGPAARVAQASFVVDWQWAGGDPAALEHPPVKVSPSFANTPVLLLPTGPADTLPACSLSLMHLIGSARKRLWLTTPYFVPDLDVLSMLKVAALRGVDVRVMIPDRPDHTIVWLAGFTYADEVMRADVKLYRYMEGFMHHKVMLVDDEVAAIGTVNFDNRSLHLNFENTVVVMDKAFTAKVAAMLERDFARCRPHMDSPYAGFHPITRAIAPATRLLAPLL